Genomic DNA from Puntigrus tetrazona isolate hp1 unplaced genomic scaffold, ASM1883169v1 S000000008, whole genome shotgun sequence:
taataataacaataaaagcattGTATTAGCTTATATTatgttaactaataaaaaaatctatctatctatctatctatctatctatctatctatctatctatctatctatctatctatctatctatctatctatctatctatctatctatctatctatattaaaactttttaaacatttcaaactttgtcatccagctttttttgtttgtctcaacaaacgttttttttttctagtttatttttgttattacagtttagataaaaatatttattgagaaTAGTGAATAGTGCATAAAAAAGTATACGaacatttgtatgtatatttataacataaataattatacatattatataagtGAAATCTTCCAAAGCTTGTCCAATTACTGTACATTACATAATTCTTATGTTaccacaaatacataaaaataagtcatttgAGAATTGAGCTAAAACAATTGGGAAatctgtaaaaacattaaaacattaaagccGTTACGTTGAGAGCAAATCCAACGCTGCATCGATGAGAAAAACAACGCCTCGCCATTTCCCCCAATGGCGTTAGCGAGCGGAAGCACGTGGGTAAACAGGAAGTAGTTTCGGCATTTGGCGGGTTGAGCGGAGAAGACGTGCAAAAATGGCGGGTGAGTGTGAAAACCCCCTATAATAGCGGCTCTGTTTTATTACTGCTGCTGTTGtaaagcgtgtgtgtttgtgtggtgttGGAGCTCGAGAGGTGCTGCGTGCTGATGTCCGGGAGCAGATAGAgtagagaagagagagagttttaGCCGCGGCTAAATGCTAATCAGCACATAGATGAGCAGCacatgtttgtttacatgcttatgcgtttgtttttaatatcagaTATATCAACACACGCGAACTCACAACATCACATAGATAAAATATTGTACATTAGGATGGTCAGACGGGTTCAGCTGCAAATGAACTCGCTGTATGCAGTGTCTATGTGAGCTGTCAGTGTAATGAGCATTAGATATGTTCAAggctatttatctatttaagaGCATTttagagtgtgtgtatatatatatatatatatatatatatatatatatatatatatatatatatatatatatataaaaaaaaatgtgtgtgtatataaatatatatatatatatatatatatatatatatatatatatatatatatattttcttttatttagcatatttatataattagcattttagtaCACTTTTGTCATGACAAGTTATACAAACGGTATGATCCCTAGTAAGTTTTAATTGAGCAGCTTGATAGTTTAAAACCTGATCATCTTGTTTTCCAGCATGGTTTGAGCTTTCATATAGCGACAGAAGAAAATCTTATTTCTGTTCAAAGTGATTTAAATTTGTTATACTGATTAGTTATGttaattaagacatttaaacgAAACCCGTGTGTTGTGTGGCTAATTACAgaaatgactttatttatgCCATTACGATCAACATGTTTCTCTGTGTCTTTCTTCCAGCTATGAATGACATGGAGAAGAAACTTGCAGAGTATAAATGTGACACTAATGAAGCTGTATGTCTGAAATTAGGTAAATTATTAATCGCCGTTTAAAAGGCTTGCGTTATAAATTAAGCAGTCGACTGAATCTTTTGTTGCTTGATAATTTTATAAATTCGGAATGCTTTTATCCTGCGGGAACAATCGAGAGTAAACGAATCAAACTGTTAATCCTATCCAACATTACGTGTATGTATGtgatatatatgtattagtcataaatataaatatatatataaaaaaatctaaatatatacactatgcatgtgtaattatacatatgtttgacagcaataattattacatattactagtcacatttaaataattttccaCCGATgtcaattataataatttgactCCATTTAATATGTAATGCCCACCTCCTATTCAACTCCTAATTgctaaaatgattattttgccTGATGCAGTGCGGTTCCCGGAGGATATAGAGGATGAAAGCACAACCTTTCACCCTGAGTACAGTCATCAGCTGTACGGAGATGAGTACGTATCACACACCATTGCGTACTAGACTATTACCATATACGTTACAATAGTGTTTTTTTCGCGGCACCACTGTTTGACCCATTTCTTCAAtccttgtgttttgtttttgcacagtGAAGTGGCGTTTGGCTACAAAGGTCTTCAGATCCAGTTGTACTACAGTGCAGGGAACCTGAGCACCCTGTTTAAAGTCAAGTACACCGCCAGGGTCACGGACAAGTTTGACTGTGTGGAGGTACACCCCGTTCATTTGATGCCATACCTTGTCACTGGCcgagaaaaaaatctatacatttGCTTCACATTCTGCAGCATTTAGTGTGTTAACGGACAGTCAGCTGACTAAAGAGTCAGGCAGTTATTCAGCGCGCTCCAAAGGAGCACACCATGTGCCTTCCCAACATATACAGATTAGATATACATAGATTTCGTATGTAGATTAGAGtaggttttttaaaaatggtgaGAATGATTTGTggcataaaaatgattataatgacCCCCATTATCAtcgataataaaaataatccataACCATTCTCATTATTGATTAGTCACGTCCAACGTTAGCTGgttatttttaatactataatataattattgctGTCATCTGTCTGTTACAGATGTATTATGTGTAGTTGcgtgaaactaaaataatgtaaaacgtCTATAAGCTCTACTGCTTTAAGATCATCTTTGTTATCAGAATGAATTTTTAAATCACCcccaattaatattttatcgtAGCTAGTGACACACAAAGTTAAAAGTTCTGATAAACAGACACCTGTCAAGTGTCTGTTTAGATAAAGTTAGACGATAGGGTAAAGTTTTTGTCCGTATGCACCTGTTACGGGGGAAAAAAGCTACCAAAAGAGTCTGAAAGTTGCTTAACATTGAGGTAAAGTCACGCTGGAGCCAATGGCATCGTTTGGTGGCTGTTTGTGGCAGTCAGTTGTTATAggaatataacaaaaaaagtcttcACTTAGAATAGGtattaactgaaatatatatatatatatatatttacattttgcctGTAGTTGTCCAGGCAGCATTTCTCAAATTTATTTACAccaaaatatctataaaatacaaaaacaatataatgctaaaaaaagtaaatgagaaaaacatacaataaattcACTGAAATTTATTACTAGAATTAAAATGAGTAATAGAGAtttttgaaaaaactaaaatattaataaaaactataatagcgTCTCAATTAATACTAATGAACATCAGATTACAGAAtatcaggaaaaaaaagcattaggaTTGGACTCTGTTTAAATGCAACTTGCATTGGAGTCCAACAAAAGGGCATGAATTAAAGAAGTCACGCATGTGTCTCCAGAGAAAGGTCTGTCTTTTGATTATAAATGACAAAGTAAAACTATCCAAAACATCCACTGATAAATAGTTTACagttaatactttaaaatacatttaaaaatggaaaatgaattttatttcatgGCCACTTTAactatatttagctttaattgtgattattgttttttattattattattatgagatCTTGCGTGTATATTCTATAAGCATGttatgctgtgttttgttgCCTTTGGAAGCAGATTTAGGATTGATTTGTGTGGTCCTTTAGAAAAACATGTCACTCCTCACCTGTCAAGTCTGGTGCTGCGGTAGTCGAGTGCACAAACAGCCAAGCAAAAGTCACAACTGACATTTACATGGATTTACGATAAAAATCTCTCATCACATAAAAAGCTCtattcagagttttttttttacagcattggCATGGTGAGCATCCTTTATTAGCATTAGCTTAGCATTGCAGTGGTGAGTGTGAgttcttattatttatatttcgtTCACGTCAATGCTCATGTTGAATGATTGGatgaattcattcaaaaaaatgtaaattctctCAATGTTGCACAAAACCTGTTACCGATACTTTTTCTATTATAAAAACGTCACTAACGTCATGCCTCTAAACCCATATGAGGTTTTCTCGTTTCGAATAACACAGGAGAAATATTTGGCTGCTTTAATTAATACGCTTTATTCTAAGCCATCTGTCATATTGTCATGCGAATGGAAGAGACAGAAATTTGTGTTTTGGCTTTTTGGTGCCACATTTTATGGCAAAAAccctttgtttttattgcttttgatgtcattgcttatttcattttaattcaaacacaaagcattttcagtgaataatggCAGTTTCATTATGCTCTTCACATAAAGCTATCATACGACAGTGGTTTCCAGTCTTCTTCACTCCAAGTCCACCCACTGTCCAGCTATATTTGAAAGAGAACCCCTGGTTTACAGTCATGggatatacatttacatttatgcatttggcagatgcttttatacAAAGCTACATGTTTTACATGTTATTGCTCTTCTTGGGAATTAAATACATGTCCTTGGTGTACTCTTTGAGCTACTGGAAAGCCAAGAGAATAATTAGAAAACACTTCGTGTTTCATGGACGTGAgcaagtatgtatttttatttgtgctgtttttttttttttatgaaaaatgtcattCACCTGTGTTGAGATCTCTGTTCTACTACTAGTactactgcacacacacacacacacacacacgcacacagttTATAGGCCTAACTCACACCTTCACAGACCCTCATTCCATAATAAAACCCTTTACAGAGAGCAAATGTGTTTAACAGACACACTGACCTATATCGCTGCTCATCTTTTCCACAGTATTAAAACATGCTTGCTTGTCTGCGCGAACGATTTCAACCTGAACTTATTAGTATTAGACCTAATTATATACCGTGTGCTGCCACCACGTGACTGTGTTTGGCGGCATTTCTTAATGTCTTCCACCTTTAAAGCGTGGCGTGCAATTATAGCCGCTAAACCTACTTAAGGTGTTTATTGTTTGAGGATAGTTGATTTTATTATGTCTTTTATTTACAGCGCTTCACCGTTGCTCATGTCGCGTTCtcttttttccatctttttttcCACGTAGATGAAGATGCCTTtgattaaaaggttttttttcagcgTAATTGGATTCAGTGCTGTTGTTGAACCCCCGTCGCATAAAGAAGacgcattctcaaaactctgaaGGGTTTCGGATCCTTAAGCGGTGTTAGTTAATACGGGAGCGCCACAATGGCGCGCTTTCATTGGCGCGATTGAGCAGTTTGCCTGAGAAACTGTCTGTTTTTACCATTTTCTGTCCGCTCCGTTCTTGTCGTCCTCTCTTCGCTCCCATAACGCAGGGGTACAATAGTGAGTGTTACTGAGCTGCAGGTGCACCGATCCCCTTCTGATATTAGCTGATGTCTGAATGAGCAGGAATTAGCGGCGTGTTGCATTAGCCTTTTGTCGTGTGTTTTGTGGCCGTTGTGAATGAAGAGTCCCGCGACACAAGCGCAGCCCATCACGCGGCCAAAGGGCCCTGCTTAGCAACTTAATACAAAGTGTTCTCATGTCAGCCCCGCTGGAAATGGATACAATGCAAACATGGGTGTGCATTCTGCTGGGTAAAAAAATCCCAGAGAGGGTGGAGGAGGGGGCCGGCGCCATTGTCCGCCCCGGAGCCCGTGAATGGAGAGGGCAAACTCGTTTGATTGAGTTCGCTCACCAGCCTCAGAACACAGGAGCCTATTATACATGTCcgggccttttttttttgttaagtcgAGATCAATTCATTAAATTTTATTGCCCGGTGAGAAGCTGGGACACATTACGGTGGGGGGAACTTCATCTGATATTCATGGTTTAAGATAAGTagtaaatgtattcaattaaGTGGTCTTTCAGAGGAGGCGCAGGAAGAGGGGGGCTGGAAACTCCTCAGCTGACATTGCTAATTGCCTAATGGGTCTCCTTTTTGTGgcacaaaaatatgtatttttttcctttaattccTTTTTGCGCCGTGCCAATCACAGCTGAAGTATAGCTTAATGACAGAACAATAGGGAATTACTCTGTTAGGGCTCTTTTGTGATTATATGTAAGGCCGAGCGCCGGGGGAATAGACGCATAACTCATAAATGTGCCACTTCAGTTTATATGATTAAATTCAGCTGCTTTCACTGTATGCTAGACACAGCTGAGTTAACCGCTCTCGCTCTGTGGGAGCTTGAAACGTGCTTTAGATTAAGATGAATGCGTGTTACCTCTATAGAGATGAACACTTTCTGATCTTTGCCTTTAAAAGGGTAGTTCGGTGCAGCATTCTGTCATTTTCTAACCCTCACGCCCTTCCGAATAACACAAAGTGAGgagtttagcagaatgttcaagCCGCTCTTTTATGTGCAAGAAAATCTGACAGGCAGCGGTGGCTGTTTGGCTCCTAAAAGAACGAAAGACACTATGAAAGTTATTCATATGTGCCGTGTTCTTCATATGCAAGTCATATTCAAAATAGATGTACTAGATGCACTGAATTGATCAAAGTTGACGGTAAAagcataatttttatttcaaataaatgctcaaaAACATCCTCATATATTGCACAAGTTTCCACTAAAATAGAATGCAATTTTATAATCGGAAAtattcttaagcagcaaatcattagagtaatttctgaaggatcacttgACAttgaagacttgagtaatgatgctgaaaattcaattcgtcacagaaataaattattttatagtttgcagttattttgaaaatttaagATGTCactattgcagtttttttttttttttttttttatgtgatttgaAATTCACACACTTATTTTCTTGTGATTCTTAGAGGTTTAAATATTGACTTTGCTTGGTTTCTCTTGTTTAAAGTGTAACATACACTCTGCTCTTTTACATAAAGGCTTTTCTCTTGTTGCAAAAGTAGTTAGTCATTTGCCGAAATGTTGCTAGTTAGTCATTTAAAGGCagctcgctctttctctctgtttgttctCAGCCAGATGATGTGGAGGGCAAGATCAGAGAGATCATTCCTGCTGGTTTCTGCTGTAACACAGATGACTTCATCTCTCTCCTGGAGAAAGAGGCCAACTTCAAGCCCTTCGGCAGCCTGCTGCACACCTACAAAGTTCACAATGTGGAGGCAGGAGAGGACCTCACCTACCAGATTCACAAGGTACAGAGTTTCCCACAGCATGTTAAGTCACCGCTTTGACAGCTGACAGTGTCATTCAGCATTCTCAGGCAACCTTGGCACTGTGGAGCACGAATAGTGGAAAGTATTAGGCTATGGTTTTAATGATTCATGCtatattttttcttccttctATACACTTTGTTACcagcaacaaaataaatatttaagaagaggaggaagacttttacttattttattgctGCATTCTATTAGACTGACTTTTTTGGTGTTGTTAGGAAACGTTTCCACTGCACATTTTAGTTATGTTCCTTGTGAACACACCATGTATTTCATCCTGTGTTCATTGTTTCAGGTCGACGTCCTGTGTCCAGGATTCAGAGAGTACCATGAGCGCTTGCAGACATTTCTCATGTGGTTCATTGAGACGGCCAGTTTCATCGACGTGGATGACGATCGCTGGGATTTCTTCCTCGTGTGAGTGTCTAATCCAGATCAGATTCAGAGTCACTGTTTTAGCTTTGAAGCATTCTTATGTTTGTCACATTTCTTCATAATAAAAGAGCAGTCAAGATTCAGGGAGACAGGGTATGTGGCAAAGACTCAAATGCTCTTCTGTCTAAAAGGCAAgacacaaatcattttaaatacagaccCTATATTTAACCACAAGTCTTCATAGGTTTAAAATACTTAAACGTTTGCactatgcatgcatgcatcatTTAGACATCTCTACAGGTCAAATATGTCACTGAAAACTAGAAtagtttggttaccaacattattcaaaatatcttttgtgtccTGCTGCAAAAAGTCATACAATTTTGGAAGGACATGAGTGGCAATAAATGATGCccgaatgtttatttttgggtaaactatccttTGCATTGAACCgcaaataatacttttaataagatATTATGTTCGATATAAAATATGCTATTGTTTCCATCGTCTGCGTTTGAACAAATGTAACTTACTGGCAAAAACTtagaa
This window encodes:
- the hat1 gene encoding histone acetyltransferase type B catalytic subunit isoform X2, with protein sequence MAAMNDMEKKLAEYKCDTNEAVCLKLVRFPEDIEDESTTFHPEYSHQLYGDDEVAFGYKGLQIQLYYSAGNLSTLFKVKYTARVTDKFDCVEPDDVEGKIREIIPAGFCCNTDDFISLLEKEANFKPFGSLLHTYKVHNVEAGEDLTYQIHKVDVLCPGFREYHERLQTFLMWFIETASFIDVDDDRWDFFLVFEKYNKDGETLYATVGYMTVYNYYVYPDKTRPRVSQMLILPPFQGEGHGAQLLETVHRYYCTSAKVQDITAEDPSENYVKLRDFVLVKLCLTLPSFSSEKLSEGFSEEMASEAREKLKINKKNQRELTKMRKCLRPEELASHISQMDTRLQHEELEKSYQDVLAEYRRVLERLAQA
- the hat1 gene encoding histone acetyltransferase type B catalytic subunit isoform X3, which produces MAAMNDMEKKLAEYKCDTNEAVCLKLVRFPEDIEDESTTFHPEYSHQLYGDDEVAFGYKGLQIQLYYSAGNLSTLFKVKYTARVTDKFDCVEPDDVEGKIREIIPAGFCCNTDDFISLLEKEANFKPFGSLLHTYKVHNVEAGEDLTYQIHKVDVLCPGFREYHERLQTFLMWFIETASFIDVDDDRWDFFLVFEKYNKDGETLYATVGYMTVYNYYVYPDKTRPRVSQMLILPPFQGEGHGAQLLETVHRYYCTSAKVQDITAEDPSENYVKLRDFVLVKLCLTLPSFSSEKLSEGFSEEMASEAREKLKINKKHARRVYEILRLRNTDMSDEDKAREFRLEVKKRLYGPYRVKKPA